The DNA window CCTCCTCGGCGTCTGGCTGCCTTTCGTCGCGGCTTGTCACCAGCCCGAGCGTCATCGCGAGGACATCGCGAGCACGAATCCGGACCCTGCCTCGGTGCAGGTCGAGCACAGAACGCAGTACCTGGCCACCTACCCGTGTTCGGCCAGGTGCCACTCGAAACGCGCCGTCAACCCCGTGCAGCGTCAACTCGTGGACTTCCACAGCGTCCGCAACAAAGAACTCCACCACGGCGACTCGAAGGCGTGGTGTTACCAGTGCCACTCCGAGGGCAACATCGACCGCTTGGTGATCGCCAACGGTTCGCTCGTGACTTTCGACGAGGCTTATCTCCTATGTGGCTCCTGCCACGGCGACAAGTTGCGGGATTGGAAGACAGCTGTGCACGGCAAGACGATGGGCAACTGGACGGGAGCGCAGACTCGGCGCTCGTGCACTGCGTGCCACAACCCCCACAATCCGCCATTCAGCAAGCTCGAGCCCGAGGCCTCACCGGTTCCACCAGAGAAGGCCGGGAGCCTGTGATGGCGAAGTGTGACGAAAAACCTTGCTCGCCTTGCGCCGAAGCCCCTCCGAGCGAGGGGCAGCGCACCGAACAACTGGTCCAAATTCGGTTGAAACAGAAGGGCTCACGCCGCGCGTTCCTGGCCCAAGGCGCTCTGGCGGTGGCCGCCGCAGCGGCCAGCTCGGCCTGCGACAAACAGAAGTTCCACGCGCACTACAAGGAGCTGACGGAGGCTGACAAAAAGCAGCTCTTCGCCCGCCTCGAGGCGGAGGTGATGAAGCGGAGCGGCGTGAAGGTGAAGATTGGCGACCCCCAGCCAATGGATGGGGTGGAGTTCGCGTACGCGCTCGATCTGTCGCTGTGCAACGGCAACCGCCGCTGCGCCGAGGCTTGCGCGCGCGAAAACAACCTGCCCGACGAGCCAAAGTTCCGTTACATCCGGGTGATCGAGATGGACCGAGGCACCATCGATCTCGAGACTGGCAACCACTACTACAACCACGAGGAAGTGCCCGTGGCGGGCAAGGTCTACTTCCCGGTTCAGTGTCAGCATTGCGAGAACCCCCCGTGCACCAAGGTCTGTCCGGTTGGCGCAACCTGGAAAGAGCCCGATGGCCTCGTTGTCGTGGACTACGACTGGTGCATCGGCTGCCGCTACTGCATTGCGGCGTGCCCATATTTCGGGCGCCGCTTCAACTTCGCCGAACCGACCATCCGTCCCAGCCGGATCAACCCCGACCAGGGTTACCTCTCGAACCGGCTGCGCCCCGTTGGCACCGTGGAAAAGTGCACGTTCTGCCTCCACCGCACCCGAGTTGGTCGTTACCCCGCCTGCATGGAGGCCTGCCCTACGGGGGCCCGAAAGTTCGGCAACATGCGGGACCCCGCCGGCGAGATCCGGGTCATCCTCGAGCGCAAGCGAGTGTTCGTGCTGAAGGAAGAGCTCGGAACCCTGCCCCGCTTCTACTACTTCTACGGCTGACCCGAGCTCGCGGGCGGAGACGAGAGCTGGGGAACATCACCCCGGTGGGAGATTTTCTCCCGGCAGGGCGGACGCCGACGGGGCAGGGGCAGTCTTTTGCTCGGGCTCGGGCGGTGCCCATCCTCCATCCGGCATCGGCTCGAGCGCCGATGCGCCGCGGACGGGCGCGTCCATGCGAACGGGGCAAAAACGCGCGACGAAATTCCCGGCCACACAGCTGTCTGAACCGTCGCCGAAACACGCCGACACGTCGCCCTCTAGCTTGCGATCCGCGCGAGTGCTGCGCAGGGACAGCAGAACCGAGGCATTTCCGTTGCCCGTCCACTTGCCGCTGTCATAGCCCTCGTAGTGCGCCTCCCATGCGCCCGGCTGCTTCGGTCCGATGCGCGCGACGCCTTCGGGCGGAAAGCCGCTGCCCGACCAGCGCAGCCACACGCTGGTCGCGTGGCCGGGACCGAGATCTCCACATGGATCGCGAGTCTCAGTGTCCGCGAGCACGATGTCGGTATGCTCGTGTCCGGGCCGGACGTCCGTCGTGTAACGCGCGCCCTTCAAGGCGAACGGCTTGCCGGCGATCCTTCCCGCTACGGGACCGGTCGGAATGGCGTCAGCGGAAGTCGGTGCGGCCCGCGGTTCCGCATTTTCGGCAGGGTCGGGCTTCTTCCCACATCCCAACTGCGCAGCCATTGCGCAAATGCCAACGAATGCGAGGAAGCGCGCGGGAGGATTGGCCTGTTGGAGTGAAGTCACCGCTGTCGCGGCTGCAACGCCCGTGCCTGTCGACACCAAGCCGAATGTGGCGACGGAGGCTCATTCGCCGCGAGCGCAGTCGGCCTGCTCGCACTACCCGAGCGCCCCGACATAGAGCACGACGTCGCCGGGTGAGACCGGCAAAGCGCGCCCGATCTCGCGTTCGAAGAACCCACCGAGAGGCAGCGTCGAGAGCCCGACACTTTCGGACAGGAGACACAGGTTTTGCATCAGGTGGCCGGCTTCAAGCAGCAGGAAACGCGCTGCCCGCGTGCCGTATTTGTCCTCCGCCCGCGCGGCGTCGCCGACTAACACCCAGAGCAGGGCGCCACCCGTGAACTGCCCGGCCGACGGCACACGGGCCGCCCACTCCTGACGGGTCGCCCCAGGACGCAACCGCGCCAGCTCGTGCCGTGCGCGGTCGTAGTGATAGTGACCCGGCTCGAGCCAGCCGTCGCCGAAAGTGATCAGAAAGAGCTCGAGCGCGTTGAGCGAACCGGCGGTCGGAGTGGGCCCGCCACCCCGCTCCGTGTTCACACCATGTGCGTGCTCGAGCACTCGCGCGAGCGTCTTTGCA is part of the Myxococcales bacterium genome and encodes:
- a CDS encoding 4Fe-4S dicluster domain-containing protein; translation: MAKCDEKPCSPCAEAPPSEGQRTEQLVQIRLKQKGSRRAFLAQGALAVAAAAASSACDKQKFHAHYKELTEADKKQLFARLEAEVMKRSGVKVKIGDPQPMDGVEFAYALDLSLCNGNRRCAEACARENNLPDEPKFRYIRVIEMDRGTIDLETGNHYYNHEEVPVAGKVYFPVQCQHCENPPCTKVCPVGATWKEPDGLVVVDYDWCIGCRYCIAACPYFGRRFNFAEPTIRPSRINPDQGYLSNRLRPVGTVEKCTFCLHRTRVGRYPACMEACPTGARKFGNMRDPAGEIRVILERKRVFVLKEELGTLPRFYYFYG
- a CDS encoding SagB/ThcOx family dehydrogenase, with amino-acid sequence MTRPLGVLSSIELDATSFPEFRDRILSVEADGVTHEPRSYPGYPRVPLPRCRPRLGVRLDRVLARRRSRRELSEELPSAKTLARVLEHAHGVNTERGGGPTPTAGSLNALELFLITFGDGWLEPGHYHYDRARHELARLRPGATRQEWAARVPSAGQFTGGALLWVLVGDAARAEDKYGTRAARFLLLEAGHLMQNLCLLSESVGLSTLPLGGFFEREIGRALPVSPGDVVLYVGALG